A portion of the Pseudopipra pipra isolate bDixPip1 chromosome 1, bDixPip1.hap1, whole genome shotgun sequence genome contains these proteins:
- the NKTR gene encoding NK-tumor recognition protein isoform X9, with product MQRLRTYRPPSGEKWSKGDKLSDPCTSRWDERSASRRSRSWSHNGYADLNTTRYSSHHKKHRKEKKKVKHKKKSKKQKHFKKHKQTKKKKASASSDVESSHSFHRRTKSSCDRERKSRSSSLSSRRSSRRDWSKSDKEDQSSSSLSSRGSRSYYRSRSRSRSRSKSRSYSRRSSRSRSASKSSRSRSRSRSSSNPRQQKTVPSSPRNISTRLNDSKLTKAAEPVRAVLLPSDKVVVPPVVPENLPVIPLSDSPPPSRWKPGQKPWKPSYERIQEMKAKTTHLIPTQTNYSLVVVKEANTSSSYRKRERSSESDRSGYSKGRSDRSSESWPRSRSRSSRSRSYSRSYTRSRSPSSSRTKSHSSGRSPSPSKYRSDRSGYSESTSYYSLSDEDRHGNKRKSTSSDQKARGSKLRQETSSESPLPHKHPKDYDESSQGLKESDTLSSSDFSSDSERSAKAKAVPEKESRFPLEGDAQKQDKNSLSSERGEEKSKCERDSDHSKRKAGKEKFLEEPRGGAKTKRKSYSGSKWDSESNSERGEARHNRGDSRPSSGKEEGEATSGSDTELSVTKRIKKQSNSSEGFLDSDWKTNKQLSSSESDSSCSSSADTRGKSKKHKHGLKKQLKKSHSKKPKEKSKGKKEKKHKVQKRKEMFHWQPPLEFGEEEDDEINEKPVAKDDKKEKQLTRDIKDKKQVYEKDEIVTDKMGNGEKSCGSENLLDKNTTGEASPDRSNLNKENIETNASTGALNSGINVSACKNEIKQAEESNQNGLEDVIQTDDNMEICTPDRNSPGKVDVDVLSPVILTPKPQALSAAIKKELQVETPEQDAVKLGNNIRDLIHIKEEKETGRQENNSLSGAKDCGLKSEMTENLQSNMIDNKWKPLQGVGNLQPAAISTATEVKSVAVAPEPKPAGLRIEIKAKNKVRPGSLFDEVRKTARLNRRPRNQESSSEEESPSRDDNSPSRSLSRSRSKSGSKSRHRTRSISYSHSRSRSRSSTYSYRSRSYSRSRSRGWYSRDRSRSRSSSYHSYKSRSRSYSRSRSRSSSYGHHSRSSRSYTYDSYYSRSRSRSKRSDSYRRSRSYDRRSRSYGSDSESDRSYSNNRSPSESSRYS from the exons ATGCAGAGATTGAGGACGTACCGACCTCCCAGTGGGGAGAAGTGGAGCAAAGGAGATAA gttGAGTGACCCATGTACAAGCAGATGGGATGAAAGAAGTGCATCCCGGAGATCCAGGTCCTGGTCCCATAATGGTTATGCTGATCTAAACACCACAAGATACTCCAGCCATCACAAGaagcacaggaaagaaaagaagaaggtgaagcataaaaagaaatctaaaaagCAGAAGCATTTCAAGAAGCACAAGCAAacgaaaaaaaagaaagcctcgGCCTCATCAGACGTGGAATCTTCTCATTCCTTCCACAGGAGGACAAAGTCATCTTGTGATCGTGAGAGGAAATCTCGTTCTTCTTCCTTGTCTTCTAGGCGTTCATCCAGAAGAGACTGGTCCAAATCTGATAAGGAAGATCAGAGCTCATCATCTTTATCAAGCAGAGGGTCTCGCTCTTACTACAGGTCCAGGTCCAGGTCCAGATCCAGGTCTAAATCAAGGTCTTACTCCCGAAGAAGTTCTAGATCGAGATCAGCCTCTAAATCATCACGTTCTCGAAGCAGGTCAAGGTCCAGTTCTAACCCCAGGCAGCAAAAGACTGTTCCCAGTTCTCCACGGAATATTTCAACCCGATTAAATGACAGTAAGTTGACCAAGGCAGCCGAGCCCGTCCGAGCAGTTCTTCTGCCCAGTGACAAAGTCGTCGTCCCACCAGTTGTCCCAGAAAACCTCCCTGTGATACCCTTAAGTGACAGTCCACCTCCTTCCAGGTGGAAACCTGGGCAGAAACCATGGAAGCCATCCTATGAGCGAATTCAGGAAATGAAAGCTAAAACAACCCATTTAATACCCACCCAAACTAATTACAGCCTGGTGGTCGTTAAAGAGGCCAACACCTCCTCCTCCTACCGCAAGCGGGAGAGGAGCTCGGAGAGCGATCGGAGCGGGTATTCCAAAGGCCGCAGTGACAGGAGCTCGGAGAGTTGGCCGAGGTCCAGGAGCAGGTCCTCCCGAAGTCGGTCCTACTCCAGATCCTACACAAGATCCAGAAGTCCATCGAGCTCTAGGACAAAATCCCACTCTTCTGGCAGGTCCCCGTCACCGAGCAAATACCGCAGTGACCGGTCGGGGTACAGCGAGTCCACGTCTTACTATTCCCTCAGCGACGAGGACAGACACGGGAACAAAAGGAAATCCACGTCCAGCGATCAGAAAGCTCGGGGCTCCAAACTGAGGCAGGAGACTAGCTCGGAAAGTCCCCTGCCTCACAAGCATCCCAAAGACTACGATGAGTCTTCCCAAGGATTGAAGGAGAGCGACACTTTGTCATCCTCAGACTTCTCCAGTGACAGCGAGCGCTCCGCCAAAGCAAAAGCGGTCCCAGAGAAGGAAAGTCGTTTTCCATTGGAAGGGGATGCTCAGAAACAGGATAAAAATAGCTTGAGTTCtgagagaggggaggagaagtCCAAGTGTGAGCGGGATTCTGATCACTCCAAaaggaaagcagggaaggagaagttTCTGGAGGAACCCAGAGGAGGGGCAAAAACAAAACGGAAATCCTACTCAGGCAGCAAATGGGACTCAGAGTCAAATTCCGAGAGAGGAGAGGCAAGGCATAATAGGGGGGATTCCAGACCCTCCTCTGGTAAAGAAGAAGGAGAGGCCACCTCAGGGTCTGATACAGAGCTCAGTGTCACCAAAAGGATAAAGAAACAATCCAATTCCTCTGAAGGCTTTTTGGACTCTGATTGGAAGACAAACAAACAGTTGTCTTCTTCTGAATCCGACAGTTCCTGTTCAAGCTCAGCAGACACTCGAGGCAAGTCAAAAAAACACAAGCATGGGTTGAAAAAACAACTTAAGAAATCGCATTccaaaaagccaaaagaaaaatccaaagggaaaaaggagaaaaaacacaaagtccagaaaagaaaagagatgttTCATTGGCAGCCCCCCCTCGAGTTTGGTGAAGAAGAGGACGATGAGATAAATGAAAAGCCAGTTGCCAAGgatgataaaaaagaaaagcagcttaCCAGGGACATAAAGGATAAAAAACAAGTTTATGAAAAGGATGAAATAGTCACAGATAAAATGGGAAACGGTGAAAAGTCGTGCGGGAGTGAAAACCTTTTAGATAAAAACACCACAGGTGAGGCCTCCCCAGATCGCAGCAACCTTAATAAAGAGAACATTGAAACAAACGCTTCAACTGGTGCTTTAAACTCAGGAATAAACGTTTCTGCCTGCAAGAATGAGATTAAACAAGCTGAAGAAAGTAACCAGAACGGATTGGAGGACGTTATTCAGACAGATGACAACATGGAGATCTGTACTCCGGATCGTAACTCGCCGGGGAAGGTGGATGTGGACGTTTTGTCTCCTGTCATTCTCACTCCTAAACCCCAGGCTTTAAGTGCTGCTATAAAAAAAGAGCTACAGGTTGAGACCCCTGAGCAAGATGCTGTCAAACTAGGAAATAACATTAGAGACTTGATTcatattaaagaagaaaaagaaacaggaaggCAAGAAAATAACTCTCTGTCTGGTGCTAAAGACTGTGGTTTGAAAAGTGAAATGACTGAAAATCTGCAAAGCAATATGATAGACAATAAGTGGAAGCCTTTACAGGGTGTTGGTAACCTACAACCAGCAGCAATTAGTACAGCCACGGAGGTTAAGAGTGTAGCAGTAGCACCAGAGCCTAAACCAGCAGGTTTAAGGATTGAAATAAAAGCCAAGAATAAAGTAAGGCCTGGGTCTCTGTTTGATGAGGTCAGGAAAACAGCCCGGCTCAATCGGCGGCCCAGGAACCAGGAAAGTTCCAGTGAGGAGGAATCTCCAAGCAGAGATGACAACAGTCCATCCAGGAGCCTCAGTAGGTCACGGAGTAAATCCGGGTCTAAATCCAGACACAGAACAAGGTCCATATCCTACAGTCACTCCAGAAGTCGATCTCGAAGTTCTACATATTCATACAG GTCCAGAAGCTACTcaagaagcagaagcagagggTGGTACAGCAGAGATCGCTCAAGGAGTCGAAGCAGTTCTTACCACAGTTACAAGAGTCGTAG tCGAAGCTACAGCCGAAGCCGATCCAGAAGTAGTTCTTACGGTCACCACAGTCGATCCAG TAGGTCCTACACATATGACAGTTACTACAGCAGGAGTCGGAGTAGGAGTAAAAGGAGCGACAGCTACCGACGGTCTCGGAGCTACGATCGGAGATCCAG GTCCTACGGCTCCGACAGCGAAAGCGATCGCAGCTACTCCAACAACAGGAGCCCCAGCGAGAGCAGCAGATACAGCTGA